The Lepidochelys kempii isolate rLepKem1 chromosome 20, rLepKem1.hap2, whole genome shotgun sequence sequence attttcaaacccacccacccccagcctgggggcaatggggggcagggctgatGGGGAAACACCCAGCGTGGGGCAGGCAGAGACCAGGGAACCACTGCCCCAGGGGGCATTGGTAAAGAGTGGGCTCAGCAGGCCCTGGGGAGCAGGCCAGGCTGGCTTGGGCGGGGTGGTAGGAGCCTCTCACCTGTGAGTGGCTGGGTCCAGTCTAGGCCCCTGTTAGCGGCTCTGGCAGGTTGTTCCCATCAGACAGTGCCGGGAGTTGAGTTTGGTGGGTCACAGGTCACTCCAGGTGTCATGGATGCTACATGCCGGATCCGCACTGTCTCAGCAGACGGGCCAAGGGATGAAGGAGCTGCAGCTTGAGCTTCCCATCTGCCCCTGGGCTCAAcacggctggagccctgggcagtCCACCAAGGACCTGGGGGCCAAATACTTtcactctgcccccctccctgctcccctgccagcTGGGCTCCCATCAATTGAGGCCAGTTAGACCAAGTGGCCCTGGTTTTCAGGGAGGCTCAGCTCTGCTGAGTGCCAGGGCACCAGGCGGGGTCCATGGCTGTGTGGCACCCCCggaaatcaggccctaaaagtaCCGCAGCCTGGACCCCAAACGGACCCGCTCACCCCTGAGAGCAGCCAGCACTCAGCAGAGAATGTGTGCACTGCCCCCTGGGCCATGGGCCCCCtttgtgcccctccccacccgcAGACTAGTGTCCTGGACCCCCAGCACCCTGGGCAGTTCTTACCCCAGGGGGTGCAACATACCACCTCTGTGGTTTGCATTTTGCCCTGGGACAAGTGACCCCTGGGGAAAGAGGAGGTGACACAGTGGGGGTGCGATGCAGGAATCAGCCCTGTCTCTATCTACAGCCCCTTCAGCGATGGGGCCCTGGCCCTGCTGGGTACCCCCACAACACCCGGCACGATCCACAATGACCCCACCGTTCCTGCTCCGCGTCCGTCCCGGCTGGGTGCCCAGGGGGGCCAGCCTGAACGGGCAGTCGAGAGGAGATGCTCTGGGACGTGGGTCACATGACCAGCCAGGGGGGCACAGAGCCCTTCCCATGGTAAAGCCAGGTGCTGGGGCCCAGGGAAGGTGGGCCCATATGTGTGGGGCTGGCCCACAGGGGGGCACAGGGGCAGGTCTCGGCCGGTGTGAACAtcaaggggggatctgatagcacCTGTGGGTCTCCCTAGCTCTCAGCCAAGTAGCACACACAGGTTCTGGCTCAGCCAGCTGTGAGGGGCCAGAGGCCAGGGTGACGGGCTGGGATCCCTGGCCTGGAGAGACTGGGAACTGGCCCTTCTGGCCCGgggccccccagctctccccggGGCCCGGTGTCCACACGGGATCCCAGCAGTCGAGAGTGAGCAGAACTTGGTGCCTGTGGCCCCTGGCCGAGCCGCCTGGAGgggagtgctccagctggggggcgAGAGTTGGTTTTTTTAACCTGCCGGGGTCTCTTTAAAAGGAAACAAGGCGAGAAAGTCATCGCAGTCCTGAAATAGGGCTCGGGCTGGCACCGCAGGGGGCGGGAGAGCGGCCAGCGCCAGGCCTTTGTGTTGGCGGGCAGAGTCCACCTCGAAAAGTCTCCTTAAAAAAGGAAAGTGTGAGTGGCTGACAGCAGGATCCTGCACTGGGGGTTATATTTACCCGCCTGACTCAGAGCCCGAGCTCACCCCTGCCCGGAATCCGGGACACTGCtccggctgggggggggggcagccggaGTCCAGGGCGCCAGGAGAGACGGGGTTAGCTAAAGGACAGCAAAAGATGATTCCCCTGCAGCGAGCCCCGTGGGGAGCTGGAATCTTTGCCCcaagggctggggcggggagccccTTGGCGTGGGGTCTGAGGGCCAGTTTGGGGCTCCAGCCAACGGAGGGGAGGGGTCCGGGGCCTGGCACTCCCGGGGAAATACAAGGAAAGGGAGGAGCTAGACCAGGTGATGGGGGTGACTGGGATTAGGTCTGggacatctgggttctatttccaatgacaggaagggagaggggtctccatgggttagagcaggggggtctgggaggcaggactcctgggttctctccctgactcagagtggggtctagtgggttggagcagtggggctgggaggcaggactcctgggttctctccctggctcgggGTGAGGAGCACGGTCTAGTGGGTTGGAGTAGGGGGGccgggaggcaggactcctgggttccattccaagcAGTGGGTGGGGAACGTTGCCTACTGGGGCAGAGCGGGAAtcactcaggactcctgggtcccacaCTCATTCCCCGGCGCATGGCACctcctggctgccctgggcagtgAGGTCCCAGCCGGCTGCTCAGACCTGTGTCAGGGAGATAATGACAGGGCCCGCGGGAGGTGGAGGAGCTGGTTTTAAATAAAGTGCAAATTGGACACATTAGTTGTGCGGTTTGTTTTCTTTCCAGCTGGGGGATCCTTCCCCCATGGGCAGCATGAGTAAGAGGTGGTGGCTGTCCcagcatggggggcggggggggctttTTGCCATcatccccccccttcccccgggtgACTCACCTGCTGGAGTCCCAGCAGCTCCCTAGGTGACCCATGAGGTCAGAGCCCTCAGCCACAGCCCAAACCAAAGGTTGGCAAGGGGGGGCCCTTCACTCAttcattgccccccccccttgcccACGGGGACCCAGTGAGGCTGCCAAGGGCCACGCCTCCCCCAGCACCGATATACCCCACCCAGGATTCATGCATCTGGAGGGATGGcgggggggcaggactcctggtttctattatgggtggggagtggggtctagtgggggTATGAgcgtggggggctgggagccaggactcctgggttctctcccagccccTGGCCTCCACAGACCCATGTTATGCAATGCAGCTTTGCTGCGGGGGCAGGCCGGCGGCTgcgatgggggtggggagaagctccCCCAAAGAGCCCCGGGACCGAGCCATGCCCCGGAGCCCCCGCCCCGCgtgccagggggctgggagctgcgcccGCGGGCCGGCTGCGGGGGAAACTTGGGTGCGTCGCGCCCTCTAGTGGCGGTTCCGGGAACGGCCGCCTCCAGGCGCCTCCCAATTGTTTGGGGATGGGCGCGGGGGGGAGGGTCTCTTCTACCCTCCCTGCGTTTGGTTGTGAACCCTGGTGCCGGGGACGGGAATTCTCACCCCGCCCGCCCCCCACCAGGGAGTCAGCAACCCAGTGTTGAGACTCGCCTGTTTCTTGAAGGCCTTTCATCTCGAAGGAGCCCAAAGCCTCTTTCCCCAGCAATGGCTCCGCCCAGCgcggaaatgcagccacctctggggtggggcgcagcAGCTGTTTGGAGGCACAGGGAATCCCTCACCCAGCAatggaatgcagccacctctggggcagagccCTGCAGCTGTTTGTCAGCAAAGCTGCACAGGAGTCCAGGCGCGGGCAGCTGCAAGTAGCGAGGGGTTGGTCAGGGTATAAACTCACAGACACGGCAACAAGGCCGGAGCAGAGGGCCCCCCCAGGGGTTTATTTCTCTGTGGAACATTTTACAGCAGGCTTAATTCACACAGAAGAGTCTGGGGTACAGACCCAGAATCCTCCATTAACTGCCCCCCGGCAGGGCTGTATCCAGGGCAGGGTGAgcggggcagctgcccagggtgcaaaggcacgggggggggggaatggggtgtAAAAATGGTGAAAAAACCCGATGGGAGTGTGAGCAAATATGCTTGCTCACTAGAGGTGCTAAAATGCCTTGTTACAGCTCTGCCAGGAACGGTGCCAGGCCGGCACTGACTACACAGATGGCGTGAGagggagcctggcctgggggGCCTAGCTGGGTCTGTCCCGGTGCGTCCCTTCCAGTCGGCTCCCTGCACCcctctgggctcccagccccacccctggtgATGAGCCCTTCTGGGGGTCAGCCTTGTTCTCCCAAAACTAAGGGGTATTTGAGTTGCCCGGCTCAGCCATACCCCACTAAGCCACACCCTGTCAGGACACGCCCCTCATGGACACGCCCtgccaggccccgcccctcctAAATATGtgagaaggagagaggagggcagGGGCAAGGGGAAAAAAGCGCAGGGTGcatgagtggggcagggcccctCCAtcgccctcacccccttctgggccccgctgccccggccccgctcaACTCCAACCCCCCTGGCTCCCCAGCCTCAGGGCTGGGTCCCGCCCTGGCCCCCGGGGGCTCCCCCTGGCCGGCCGGGAGGACAGTGGCGTCGGAGACGCTgctctccaggctgctgctgctgtaggcCAGGGCATCGTGGCGTGGGCGCCCCCTCCAAGCCACGGGGCTGCGCGGGGCCGGGCCCTCGGGCTCCTCGTCCGTATCCGAGTCGGGCGCCGTGTGCCGGCGGATGCGGGACACGGCCTCGCGCAGGTCGCGGGTGCAGAGCGCCGGGCGCTTGGCGCAGGGCCGGGCTCGGGGGCGCAGGGCCTGCGGCTCGCGGCGACTGGCACCGTCCCCGGGagcctccctgccccaacccagccctggctgcactggTGGATTGGTGCCATCCCCAGGGGTCTCCCTGCTGCACGGGACCCCCGGCGGCTCTTCGGGGGAAGCAGCCGGGCTGGGCAGCCCATGCACTCTGGGGACCTCCACCAGCGGCTCCGGGCTGCCAGGAAGGGCTGCTCCTGCCTGCTGGCCCCAGCGCCCAGGGGTCTCTTGCTGGGCACAGGCCCCTTGCTGCTCCACCAGGCCCAGCTCGGCCGTGGGGAGCCCCAAGATCCGAGCCGCCCtctcccccagggagccctcaccgggggaaggggaagggggtgggggcccTGCCGCCCACTCGGAGGCCCCAAGGTGGGGTCGGCTGGCCAAGAGCAGCCTCTGGCATGGCGAGGCcgggtcccggggcgggggggaccccaggagctgcaCCTGCTTCCGCCGGGGGGGCGGGATGTACTCGGCACGGATCACCACGCAGGTGGCATCGATCACAAAGACACCCCCATGGCAGCTTCGGCCTTCGGCTGTGGGGGACTGGCCTGGTGCCTTCCCcgcggggcggggagaggggggtgcCCTGCGTTCTGGCCGgcccctctgctcccagccctcccgcTGCCCACTCCTGGCGCTGCCCATGGAGCTGGGCGCGTAGCCAAAGCCCCAGCCGGAGGGGAGTCGCTGCCAGCCCGGGACAGAGCTGGGCCCCGCTGCATCCCAGCCCCCGGAGCCATGGGCCCTGCCAGCCTCTCTGGATGCCCGGGGCAGCGTGTGGCTGCCACCGTCTGGGCTGGACAGCGGGCGGAAGAGGGAGTCGGCCGAGCCACCCTGGGCCATGGGTCGCACCgtgccctccagccccaggcagAAGAGCCCTGACCCAGCGCGGCGCCCCAGGGAGCCCGACCCCGCATGGTAGCTCCAGCCACCCAGGACCTCCTGGGGGAGCCTGGCCAGCCGCAGCCGGGGGCGGCCTGAACAGGGGGTGGGCTCCGGGCTGCCCCCGGCGGGCCCCTTCCCATGGGGTGCTGCCCGGCCCCGCTTGGCGGCCAGCGGCTTGGGGGCGGCGCGGGGCCGCTTGGTGGGGAGGGTGCGGTGGGGTGCGTCGTAGGCGGGGGGCGAGACATAGGGCGGGGGCCGCGGCTCATTCGGCTTGcggctgccctgccccacccggAGCCGCCTCAGCATGTGGGTCTCATAGCTGGGGGGCCCGGCTGGGGGTGGCCCCCCGGCGCTCCCTGCCAGCCGCCTCCTGCCCAGAACGCTGTCCgctgtcccctgccccctcctctctgGGGGGGCTGCCCAGCCcaggcccctcctgccctccgagcCGCCCCTTGGCTTCCTCTCGTTGGGGGCGTCCCAGTCCCCTGGCGCCCCCTTCCCCAGCCGGGGGTCGCCGCTGGAGGGCAGGTGCTGCAGAGGAATCGTCTTGCTCCACGTGGGGTCCTGGTGCTCACGGGCCCCCGGGTGCCGGGCCGGCCACAGCTCAGCCGCGAAGCGCTTCTCCAGACACCTGCAAGGCAGAGACCCGCTCAGGGCCCAGCCTGGCGGGAGGGGGCCCGGCTGGCCCACCCACTGCTAGGCCACTTGCGGGGGGTGGGGCTCAGagactgtgggggtggggagggtcccaCTAACTGGGgaggggtgcacagcagggtgGAACATGGGGCGACCCTGCTCCTagcactgcccctcccaccctggCAGACACCCCCTGGCTTTCCTGGCCCCGTGGAGAGGGCAGCAGTGCCCTGGGTGCCCACACATGGAGTGGGGGACAGGCAGGGGTTGCAAGGGGTTTGCCGTGTGCAGGAAGCGGGGGTGACTGATGGGAATCGGGGAGCCTTGGCCAGCAGTGCAGGGCGGGGGGGCCCTGTTGGGCTGATGCCAGGGAAAGGGGAGATGCGTCCCagtgctgacccacagcccccttctagcccagccctgggctccccgcgtcacacagctctgccggtgcccctcacgcctgacctgcagccccctgctcaggCAAGCGAGCCTAGGGAAAAGCTTTGCAAAGCGATGCCCTCCGCCCCCTGGGAGGAATGATCTAGTGAGACAGGCCCTGACTCACGCGTACTCCCCCGAGATGCTCCGGTAGATCCAGGGGGTGCCGGAGCCCCGTGCGGGCCAGCGCCCTGGGTCCATGGCGCTGCCGTGGCTGCAACAAGAGACCGTGTTAATCTCAACCACCAGCAGGTCCGTCCGCTTGCAGATCCGCAGGTGCCCAGTGCCCGGTGCCCCCCAAGGCCCATGGCCCCCCAGCACTGGGCAGCCCAGCATGGTCCCAGGGGACTTGCTTGTCCGGGCGTGGCGAGCCGGGCGAGCCCACGAGGGAGCGCTACGCggagagggagggatgggggctgCCTGCGCCCACGGGCTGCTTGCGAGCTAGGGAGCTCTGCGCCAGGGCTGTGTCGGCAGCATGCACCGGGAGCAGCTCTTTGTGCGGGCGGGTGAGTACCAGCCTGCCAGCAGCCGGAACAGAGCGTGCACAcggggacacccccccccccccccgagtgctTGGACCGTGCACGCCCTGGAACACACGCAGCTCTCCAGCCgggcctgcagcctggcccctgccagcaTACCTGGCATGGCCCCTCTCCCGGTGCCCTGCagacaccccactccccccagcccccactggcgcctggctgggccctgggcGATGGCAGGACCTGCAGCTGAACCCCATGAATGCTGCCCGCTCCCGGACTGCTCTGCGGGACACCACGTggtcatggggggcggggggcttgtTGCTGGGGGACACCCCCTTCCCAAGCGATGCCCCAGACCCTGGGCTGCCCCCACGTACCTGCTGATGGGCACCTCCTGCAAGCCCAGCTGGGCGGAGCTCAGCTCAGCCTGGGGcccatgtgtgtgggggggtcattGCTGGGGATCCCTCCACCCAgcagcaccctgccccccacgACTGAAAGGGCCTCCCAGCTGCTATCCCCCCCACCAAAGCTCTGCTGGTGTCACaacagcccccccagccctgccgggggagggggcagcaccgAGCAAAGCTgcttagtggttagagccaggacgcctgggttctgtccccagctctgggaggggcgtgTGGGGCTGGGCGCCGGGATGCCTCGCCCGGCCAGGGCCACggtgcctcagccctgagcctgccACACAGGGCATGGAGGAATGAACccactgaaggggggggggggtcagggcttaGCTACCCCAGGCTTTACACAGggaccccccccttccccccgagaGATGCTGCAATCACAAAAATTACATGGTTTGGCACAACGTGCTGCAGCCCACGCCGGCTCCGAGCGAAACCTAGCAACCAGGCGCCGGCATGGCAACGGGCCCCGGCACGGCTGGCACCAGCTCTGccgagaggggctggggggctctgCCGAGGCGATATCGGGGGCCCCAACGAGTCGGGCTGGGGGCTTGTCCCTCTGGGTAGAGCAGCAggtggggggctctgctctgctctgtccgGGGTGTTCACTGGGGACAAGGGTCCCTGCTCAGTACTGCTGACGGGAACCCAGGAGATCGGGACGGGGTCATGGCCCCCTTAGACTCAGGGCtccctgtcacggagtgtgggggagtccaggccctgcacccctcttcctgggatccactgagactctcagccagccagtaaaacagaaggtttattggacaacaggaacagtcccaaacagagcttgtgggtacaaccaggacccctcagtcaagtccttctgggggagcagggagcttagaccccagccctggggttccctgtgtttctccacccagccccaaactgaaactaaacccacccagcaggttccctgctgcagcctctgttcacattcctgggcagaggtgttacctccccctccccctcctggctcaggtgacaggctctcaggtctcccatccccagggcacattcccaggtcaacactcccccctccctgctgagtcacatcgtcacatctctccccccttcgagactgaactgagcggggtcacgctgaccagtgacctggggaagttcggggccccctctccgggacagcgcatccgctatcaggttggcacttcccttcacgtggaccacgtccatgtcgtaatcctgcaggagcaggctccatctcaggagcttggcgttggctcctttcatctggtgcagccaggtcaggggagagtggtcggtgtagacagtgaagtgtcgcccgaagagatagggctctagtttcttgagggcccacaccatggccaggcactccttctcgatggccgcgtagtgttgctcccggggtagcaacttcttgctcaggtacacgatggggtgtctctcccccttttcatcctcctgcattaacaccgcccccagtcccgtgtctgaggcgtcggtgaacaccacaaagggcttgtcaaagtctgggtttgccagaactgggccactgaccagagcctccttcagcgcccggaaagcctcctggcactgctcggtccagaccaccttgtctggcttccccttcttgcatagctccgtgatgggggtggcgatggcgctaaagtggggcacaaatcttcggtagtatcctgccatcccaataaaggcttggacctgctttttggtgtggggagcgggccagtctctgatcacctccaccttgtctggttccggctttaggcggccgctccccacccgatggcccaggtaagatacttccgccatccccaccttgcacttctccgcttttacagtcagcccagccccctggagtcggtccagcacttgtctaacctgggacacgtggtcctcccaggtctggctaaagacacagatgtcatcaatatacgccacggcaaaactctccatccccctcaggagctggtccactaggcgctggaaggtggccggcgctcccttgaggccgaaaggcagggtcaggaactcatagagccccagaggggtgataaaggccgatttcagtcgggcatctgcatccagcggcacttgccagtagccctttgtaaggtccatggtggtgaggtaccgagctcctcccagcttgtctaggagctcgtccggcctgggcatggggtaggcatcagatacagtgatggcattgagcttccgatagtccacacagaaccggaccgacccgtcctttttggggaccagcaccaccggcgaggcccaagggctggcagatggctggatcacccccaaagccagcacgtcccggacctctctttccaggtcctgagcagttttccctgtgactcggaagggggagcatcttatcggcgggtgtgaccctgtctgcacccggtggacagtcagattagtgcgtccaggctggttggaaaacagctgtcggtacggatgcagcacctccctgacctcagcttgctgggcaggggttagctgatccgagaggggaattgtttccagggggaaaccagctctggtcccagggaatagatctactaaagggtcatctccctgctcttcccactgtccacacacggccaacaccacattccccctggcataatatggcttcatcatattcacatggtacacccggtggtggtgcgcccggttcgacagctccaccacatagtttacctcattgagctgcttgacgaccttgaaagggccctcccaggcggcctgtagtttgttctttctcactgggatgagaaccatcacctgatccccggtggcataggcacgggcccgtgccgtgcggtcataccagaccttctgcttcctctgggctctggccagattctccctggccaggcccatgagttcagccagtctctctcggaagatcaggacatactccaccactgactctccatcgggagtggccttcccctcccactcgtctctcatcaggtccagggggcccctcaccctccttccatataacagttcgaaaggcgaaaatccggtagactcctggggcacctccctgtacgcgaacagcaggtgaggtaagtacttgtcccagtcctgcgggtgctggttcataaaggttctcagcatcatctttagcgtcccgttaaacctctccaccagcccattggactgggggtgatacgctgaggcccagtcgtgccggaccccacatttctcccacaagcaccggagcagggccgacatgaagttggagccttggtctgtcaagacttccttggggaaccccactcggctgaaaat is a genomic window containing:
- the DDN gene encoding dendrin isoform X1, giving the protein MLGCPVLGGHGPWGAPGTGHLRICKRTDLLVVEINTVSCCSHGSAMDPGRWPARGSGTPWIYRSISGEYACLEKRFAAELWPARHPGAREHQDPTWSKTIPLQHLPSSGDPRLGKGAPGDWDAPNERKPRGGSEGRRGLGWAAPPERRGQGTADSVLGRRRLAGSAGGPPPAGPPSYETHMLRRLRVGQGSRKPNEPRPPPYVSPPAYDAPHRTLPTKRPRAAPKPLAAKRGRAAPHGKGPAGGSPEPTPCSGRPRLRLARLPQEVLGGWSYHAGSGSLGRRAGSGLFCLGLEGTVRPMAQGGSADSLFRPLSSPDGGSHTLPRASREAGRAHGSGGWDAAGPSSVPGWQRLPSGWGFGYAPSSMGSARSGQREGWEQRGRPERRAPPSPRPAGKAPGQSPTAEGRSCHGGVFVIDATCVVIRAEYIPPPRRKQVQLLGSPPPRDPASPCQRLLLASRPHLGASEWAAGPPPPSPSPGEGSLGERAARILGLPTAELGLVEQQGACAQQETPGRWGQQAGAALPGSPEPLVEVPRVHGLPSPAASPEEPPGVPCSRETPGDGTNPPVQPGLGWGREAPGDGASRREPQALRPRARPCAKRPALCTRDLREAVSRIRRHTAPDSDTDEEPEGPAPRSPVAWRGRPRHDALAYSSSSLESSVSDATVLPAGQGEPPGARAGPSPEAGEPGGLELSGAGAAGPRRG
- the DDN gene encoding dendrin isoform X2 → MDPGRWPARGSGTPWIYRSISGEYACLEKRFAAELWPARHPGAREHQDPTWSKTIPLQHLPSSGDPRLGKGAPGDWDAPNERKPRGGSEGRRGLGWAAPPERRGQGTADSVLGRRRLAGSAGGPPPAGPPSYETHMLRRLRVGQGSRKPNEPRPPPYVSPPAYDAPHRTLPTKRPRAAPKPLAAKRGRAAPHGKGPAGGSPEPTPCSGRPRLRLARLPQEVLGGWSYHAGSGSLGRRAGSGLFCLGLEGTVRPMAQGGSADSLFRPLSSPDGGSHTLPRASREAGRAHGSGGWDAAGPSSVPGWQRLPSGWGFGYAPSSMGSARSGQREGWEQRGRPERRAPPSPRPAGKAPGQSPTAEGRSCHGGVFVIDATCVVIRAEYIPPPRRKQVQLLGSPPPRDPASPCQRLLLASRPHLGASEWAAGPPPPSPSPGEGSLGERAARILGLPTAELGLVEQQGACAQQETPGRWGQQAGAALPGSPEPLVEVPRVHGLPSPAASPEEPPGVPCSRETPGDGTNPPVQPGLGWGREAPGDGASRREPQALRPRARPCAKRPALCTRDLREAVSRIRRHTAPDSDTDEEPEGPAPRSPVAWRGRPRHDALAYSSSSLESSVSDATVLPAGQGEPPGARAGPSPEAGEPGGLELSGAGAAGPRRG